A portion of the Novosphingobium sp. KA1 genome contains these proteins:
- a CDS encoding XrtA/PEP-CTERM system-associated ATPase encodes MFEDFYGLRARPFQLTPDPAFYFESATHRKALSYLGYGLAQGEGFVVITGEVGAGKSTLVAHLMATIDPARLTAALVVTSALDGEQIVHVVAQAFGLAVEGHDKASALGAIESFLHAEARAGRRCLLIVDEAQNLSVAAIEELRMLSNFQLGAHPLLQTLLLGQPEFRQLLLESDQLEQLRQRVIATHHLTAMTAEEVRGYIEHRLACAGWQGSPSFDEAVHARIHAATGGIPRRINQVLNRLLLLGAVEQRSRIEVAMLEEVLGELDDDGAIALVAPQARAAQPLQAAPAATVAEQVAQAPAGAGLDAAAAAAMIEAALAHRDAQIDELQQAVLEVAASAEHARRVASESGASAHDAAPAAALQEQLADARAHIARLEARIEEQEATLRHMLTMLIEWFEGGEQRAAA; translated from the coding sequence ATGTTCGAAGACTTCTACGGGCTCAGGGCGAGGCCTTTCCAACTCACCCCCGATCCGGCGTTCTATTTCGAGAGCGCGACGCACCGCAAGGCGCTGTCCTACCTGGGCTACGGGCTGGCGCAGGGTGAGGGCTTCGTGGTCATCACCGGCGAAGTCGGTGCGGGCAAGTCGACACTGGTCGCGCACCTGATGGCGACCATCGATCCCGCGCGGCTCACCGCCGCGCTGGTCGTGACCAGCGCGCTCGACGGCGAGCAGATCGTTCATGTCGTCGCACAGGCCTTCGGGCTGGCGGTCGAAGGCCATGACAAGGCCTCGGCGCTCGGCGCGATCGAGAGTTTCCTCCACGCCGAGGCACGGGCCGGACGGCGCTGCCTGCTGATCGTCGACGAGGCACAGAACCTCTCGGTCGCGGCGATCGAGGAACTGCGCATGCTGTCCAACTTCCAGCTTGGCGCGCATCCGCTGCTGCAGACCCTGCTGCTGGGCCAGCCGGAGTTCCGCCAGCTGCTGCTTGAAAGCGACCAGCTCGAACAGCTGCGCCAGCGCGTGATCGCGACCCATCACCTGACCGCGATGACCGCCGAGGAAGTGCGCGGTTATATCGAGCATCGTCTTGCCTGTGCCGGATGGCAGGGCAGCCCGAGCTTCGACGAGGCGGTCCACGCCCGCATCCATGCCGCCACCGGCGGCATCCCGCGCCGGATCAACCAGGTGCTCAACCGCCTGCTGCTGCTCGGCGCCGTCGAACAGCGTTCGCGGATCGAGGTGGCGATGCTGGAGGAAGTGCTGGGCGAACTGGATGACGACGGCGCGATCGCGCTGGTCGCTCCCCAGGCCAGGGCGGCGCAACCGCTTCAGGCGGCGCCGGCCGCTACCGTAGCCGAACAGGTCGCACAGGCGCCGGCCGGGGCCGGCCTCGACGCGGCGGCGGCGGCGGCGATGATCGAAGCGGCGCTGGCGCACCGCGATGCCCAGATCGACGAACTGCAGCAGGCCGTGCTGGAAGTCGCCGCTTCTGCCGAACATGCGCGTCGGGTTGCATCCGAAAGCGGCGCTTCGGCGCACGACGCCGCGCCGGCCGCCGCGTTGCAGGAGCAGCTTGCCGATGCCCGGGCGCACATCGCCCGCCTTGAAGCGCGGATCGAGGAGCAGGAGGCCACGCTGCGCCACATGCTGACGATGCTGATCGAATGGTTCGAGGGCGGCGAGCAACGCGCCGCCGCCTGA
- a CDS encoding XrtA system polysaccharide deacetylase produces the protein MTDTRPVNALTVDVEDWFQVGAFETVIDRADWPSLPCRVERNCEEILALFAEAGVVGTFFTLGWIAERHPAVVRRIVEAGHEIASHGWDHERVFRMDARRFGEDLSRARRTIEDVAGAAVTGYRAPSFSIDARTPWAFDVLAEQGYRYSSSVAPVVHDHYGWREAPRFAFHPLPGRDFVEIPVTTALFAGRRLAAGGGGFFRVLPYGFSRWAIRQVNGEGRPAIFYFHPWEIDPGQPRVDKAPLRSRLRHYTNLGVMADKLRRLVGEFRWGRMDELAAREALRATALAA, from the coding sequence ATGACGGACACGCGGCCGGTCAATGCGCTTACGGTCGATGTCGAGGACTGGTTTCAGGTCGGTGCCTTCGAGACCGTGATCGACCGCGCGGACTGGCCTTCGCTGCCCTGCCGCGTGGAGCGTAACTGCGAGGAGATCCTGGCGCTCTTTGCCGAGGCGGGCGTTGTCGGCACGTTCTTCACGCTGGGCTGGATCGCCGAGCGCCATCCCGCGGTCGTGCGGCGCATCGTCGAGGCGGGGCACGAGATCGCCAGCCATGGCTGGGATCATGAGCGCGTGTTCCGCATGGACGCGCGCCGCTTCGGGGAAGACCTGTCGCGCGCGCGGCGCACCATCGAGGATGTGGCGGGCGCGGCGGTCACCGGCTACCGCGCGCCGAGCTTTTCGATCGACGCGCGCACGCCCTGGGCCTTCGATGTGCTGGCCGAGCAGGGCTACCGCTATTCCTCCAGCGTCGCGCCGGTCGTGCACGATCATTACGGCTGGCGCGAGGCGCCGCGGTTTGCGTTCCATCCGCTCCCCGGCCGCGATTTTGTCGAAATCCCGGTGACCACGGCACTGTTCGCCGGGCGCCGGCTGGCGGCGGGCGGCGGTGGTTTCTTCCGGGTGCTTCCCTATGGTTTCTCGCGCTGGGCGATCCGGCAGGTGAACGGCGAGGGGCGCCCGGCGATCTTCTATTTTCACCCCTGGGAAATCGATCCCGGCCAGCCGCGTGTCGACAAGGCGCCGCTGCGCTCGCGGCTGCGCCACTATACCAATCTCGGCGTGATGGCCGACAAGCTGCGGCGGCTGGTGGGGGAATTCCGCTGGGGCCGGATGGACGAACTGGCCGCGCGTGAAGCCCTGCGGGCGACGGCGCTGGCCGCATGA
- a CDS encoding FemAB family XrtA/PEP-CTERM system-associated protein: MNAPFVLPGSMRLLDLDDPGELARIEGFLARHHGASAFHRPCWFVSVARATGNRALALVQERGGEIVAFLPLDAIHSPVFGRLLASSGFAVGGGLLTTPDADEGAVFAALEELALRLACPSIELRGGVLPEAFGGWSHKRESHCNFARALAADDEAELLAIPRKQRAEVRKGLAGDLQIETGCGERDRAAHYAVFAESYRNLGTPVFPRALLDSVIDGFGDDADILTVRHGGEPVASVITLYHRGAAMPYWGGGTHAARGLRANDRMYFELMRHARARGCSHFDFGRSKTGSGAYHFKRNWGFEPEPLSYANWTAPGAKKRDADPTSAGLSLQIRLWQKLPLAVANRLGPLVARGIG; the protein is encoded by the coding sequence ATGAATGCGCCCTTCGTGCTGCCAGGCAGCATGCGCCTGCTCGATCTCGACGATCCCGGCGAACTGGCGCGGATCGAGGGCTTTCTCGCCCGGCATCATGGTGCGTCCGCGTTCCACCGGCCCTGCTGGTTCGTCTCGGTGGCCCGCGCCACCGGCAATCGCGCGCTGGCTCTGGTGCAGGAACGCGGGGGCGAGATCGTTGCTTTCCTGCCGCTCGATGCCATCCATTCGCCGGTCTTCGGACGCCTGCTTGCCTCCAGCGGCTTTGCCGTCGGCGGCGGCCTGCTGACCACCCCGGACGCGGACGAGGGGGCGGTCTTTGCGGCGCTGGAGGAACTGGCGCTGCGCCTCGCGTGCCCGTCGATCGAACTGCGCGGCGGCGTGCTGCCCGAAGCCTTCGGCGGCTGGTCACACAAGCGCGAAAGCCACTGCAACTTCGCGCGCGCGCTGGCGGCGGACGACGAGGCCGAATTGCTCGCCATTCCCCGCAAGCAGCGGGCGGAAGTGCGCAAGGGCCTGGCGGGCGATCTGCAAATCGAGACCGGATGCGGCGAGCGGGACCGGGCGGCGCACTATGCCGTTTTTGCTGAAAGCTATCGCAATCTCGGCACTCCGGTATTCCCGCGCGCGCTGCTCGATTCGGTGATCGACGGTTTTGGAGACGATGCCGACATCCTCACCGTGCGCCATGGCGGAGAACCGGTGGCCAGCGTTATCACGCTCTATCACCGCGGCGCTGCAATGCCCTACTGGGGCGGCGGCACCCATGCCGCACGAGGGCTGCGCGCCAACGACCGCATGTATTTCGAACTCATGCGACACGCCCGCGCGCGCGGCTGCAGCCATTTCGATTTCGGCCGCTCGAAAACCGGCAGCGGGGCCTATCATTTCAAGCGCAACTGGGGCTTCGAACCCGAGCCGTTGAGCTACGCCAACTGGACGGCCCCGGGCGCGAAAAAGCGCGATGCCGATCCAACCAGTGCCGGGCTCTCGTTGCAGATCAGGCTGTGGCAAAAATTGCCGCTTGCGGTGGCCAATCGGCTGGGGCCGCTGGTCGCCCGAGGGATCGGATGA
- a CDS encoding TIGR03087 family PEP-CTERM/XrtA system glycosyltransferase, producing the protein MEILFLAHRIPFPPDRGDKIRSHHVLRCLSAMAQVHLGCFADDPEDRACEGDLAAMATSHLLLERRKSLPVAGLEALAGGLPISVTAFRDRRMARWVEKNLQARPIGAIYLFSGQMGQYVPDGFSGRVIADLVDVDSAKFEAYGAAGRGFRAWMERREGRLLRAEESRIARRSHTTLLVSEAEAALFRQRLDDPRCAVAALGNGIDSAVYHPAAVIPEPAMAGWPAPRLVFTGQMDYAPNIAAAERAINRIMPLVRKRFPGASFHVVGRNPPPSLTRHDGQDGIRIWGRVADVRPFLAAADMALVPLEIARGVQNKVLEAMSMGLPVVLSPGAATGIGAQDGREFLVGTDDAALAEAICALAGAPSRARSIGLAARGWVEAHAGWPAALAGLPALLGLSKPGISDAA; encoded by the coding sequence ATGGAAATCCTGTTCCTCGCCCACCGTATCCCGTTTCCGCCCGATCGCGGTGACAAGATCCGCTCCCATCACGTGCTTAGGTGCCTTTCAGCCATGGCTCAGGTGCATCTAGGTTGCTTTGCGGATGACCCCGAAGACCGCGCCTGCGAAGGCGATCTGGCGGCCATGGCGACCAGCCACCTGCTGCTCGAACGCCGCAAATCCCTGCCGGTCGCGGGGCTTGAGGCGTTGGCCGGCGGGCTGCCGATCAGCGTCACCGCGTTTCGCGACCGCCGCATGGCACGCTGGGTGGAAAAGAACCTCCAGGCGCGTCCGATCGGTGCTATCTATCTGTTTTCCGGGCAGATGGGGCAATATGTACCCGATGGTTTTTCCGGCCGCGTGATCGCCGATCTGGTCGATGTCGATTCGGCCAAGTTCGAGGCCTATGGCGCTGCGGGACGAGGTTTCCGGGCCTGGATGGAGCGCCGTGAAGGCCGCCTGCTGCGTGCCGAGGAAAGCCGGATCGCCCGCCGCTCCCACACCACGCTACTGGTCAGCGAAGCCGAGGCTGCCCTGTTCCGTCAGCGCCTTGATGATCCGCGATGCGCGGTCGCTGCACTGGGCAACGGGATCGACAGCGCGGTCTACCATCCCGCCGCGGTCATACCGGAACCGGCGATGGCGGGTTGGCCCGCGCCGCGCCTCGTGTTTACCGGACAGATGGACTACGCGCCCAACATCGCCGCCGCAGAGCGGGCGATCAATCGGATCATGCCATTGGTTCGTAAGCGCTTTCCTGGCGCAAGCTTCCATGTCGTAGGGCGCAATCCCCCGCCGTCTCTGACCCGCCATGACGGGCAGGACGGCATCCGCATCTGGGGGCGTGTCGCCGACGTGCGGCCTTTCCTGGCAGCCGCCGACATGGCGCTGGTGCCGCTCGAAATCGCGCGCGGCGTGCAGAACAAGGTGCTCGAGGCGATGAGCATGGGCTTGCCGGTGGTGCTGTCGCCGGGGGCAGCCACGGGTATCGGGGCGCAGGATGGCCGGGAATTTCTGGTTGGAACCGACGATGCTGCCCTTGCAGAAGCGATCTGCGCGCTGGCCGGTGCGCCGTCGCGGGCGCGCAGCATCGGCCTTGCGGCGCGAGGGTGGGTCGAGGCCCACGCCGGATGGCCCGCCGCGCTTGCAGGGCTTCCCGCACTACTGGGCTTGAGCAAGCCGGGCATCAGCGATGCCGCCTGA
- the xrtA gene encoding exosortase A — MPLENLSFLQAIPAPWRKALLRLAASWLALLAVFHADWTAMARQWWDISTYNHVLLIPPIIGWLVWQRRGELARLTPSCWWPGLLVVAGAAFVWLLGGISGLDLARQAGAVALLGAVVPLLLGPQVTAGLLFPLCYMALLVPFGEELVEVLQTVTAKITVALTHFSGIPARIDGVFIDTPAGLFEVAEACSGVKFLIAMFAFGALAANVCFVRWRRRLVFMGACIVVPILANGARAWGTIYAAQFVGAQKAAGFDHIVYGWIFFALVLAAVIAGGWRFFDRPLDVPMIDAARIGASPFLSRMATATIAATGALLGLAALVGAVLWWAVMAERLAAPLPAAIDLPEVPGWHRVDYAPTIWWEPRAGGAGHRLLGRYADDRGHAVDVFYALYAGQGEGREAGGFGEGALMPSSPWAWQGKGPDFADARSERLLGHGEVERLAVTWYRSGPVTTGSNSRLKLAVIADHLLLRARPTAMLIVSAEEGHHGPRAADAIGRFLAATGSPGPWMDRTAKLR, encoded by the coding sequence ATGCCGCTCGAAAATCTTTCATTCCTGCAGGCAATACCCGCCCCATGGCGCAAGGCGCTCCTGCGGTTGGCCGCGTCATGGCTGGCGCTGCTGGCGGTTTTTCACGCCGATTGGACCGCGATGGCCCGTCAGTGGTGGGACATATCGACCTACAATCATGTTCTGCTGATCCCGCCGATCATTGGCTGGCTGGTCTGGCAGCGGCGCGGCGAACTCGCGCGGTTGACGCCTTCGTGCTGGTGGCCCGGCCTGCTTGTCGTGGCAGGCGCTGCCTTCGTGTGGTTGCTGGGCGGCATTTCGGGGCTCGACCTGGCGCGGCAGGCGGGGGCGGTAGCGCTTTTGGGGGCGGTCGTTCCCCTGCTGTTGGGGCCGCAAGTGACGGCGGGGCTGCTGTTTCCACTCTGTTACATGGCTCTCCTGGTTCCTTTCGGCGAGGAACTGGTCGAAGTGCTGCAAACGGTGACAGCCAAGATCACCGTTGCACTTACCCATTTTTCGGGCATTCCGGCCCGGATCGACGGCGTTTTCATCGATACTCCGGCAGGCCTGTTCGAAGTGGCCGAGGCCTGCTCGGGCGTGAAGTTCCTGATCGCGATGTTTGCTTTTGGTGCGCTGGCCGCGAATGTGTGCTTCGTTCGCTGGCGCCGGCGTCTGGTGTTCATGGGCGCTTGTATTGTCGTGCCGATCCTTGCTAACGGCGCGCGGGCATGGGGAACGATCTATGCGGCGCAGTTCGTGGGCGCCCAGAAAGCCGCGGGTTTTGACCATATCGTCTATGGCTGGATATTCTTCGCACTGGTGCTTGCGGCGGTGATCGCCGGAGGCTGGCGTTTCTTCGATCGGCCGCTTGACGTGCCGATGATCGATGCCGCGCGCATCGGGGCAAGTCCGTTCCTGTCCCGCATGGCGACCGCAACCATTGCCGCGACAGGCGCGTTGCTTGGTCTGGCTGCTCTGGTCGGTGCAGTCCTGTGGTGGGCGGTAATGGCAGAGCGGTTGGCGGCGCCGCTGCCTGCGGCCATAGACTTGCCCGAAGTTCCGGGATGGCACCGCGTCGATTATGCCCCGACGATCTGGTGGGAGCCGCGTGCGGGCGGCGCAGGCCACCGCCTGTTGGGACGTTATGCCGATGACAGGGGGCATGCCGTGGACGTCTTCTATGCACTCTATGCCGGGCAGGGCGAGGGGCGGGAGGCTGGCGGTTTCGGGGAAGGGGCGCTCATGCCATCCAGTCCCTGGGCCTGGCAGGGCAAAGGGCCGGACTTCGCGGATGCGCGCAGCGAGCGCCTGCTGGGACATGGCGAGGTCGAGCGATTGGCGGTGACGTGGTATCGCTCCGGCCCGGTGACGACCGGAAGCAACTCGCGCCTCAAGCTGGCGGTAATCGCCGACCATCTCCTGCTGCGGGCGCGTCCGACTGCCATGCTCATCGTTTCCGCCGAAGAAGGCCATCATGGTCCTCGTGCTGCGGACGCGATTGGCCGGTTCCTTGCGGCGACGGGTTCCCCCGGTCCCTGGATGGACCGCACCGCCAAGCTCCGCTAG
- a CDS encoding XrtA/PEP-CTERM system amidotransferase: MCGIAGIYHLETPKPVDPARVEAMCDAIAHRGPDGQGIWTAPGVALGHRRLSIIDLEGSPQPMASLDGRAMLVFNGEIYNFRELRRELAGHGVHFRTEGDSEVILAAWQRWGPECVTRLHGMFAFAIYDLDARTLFLARDRLGVKPLHYASLSDGSLVFGSELKALLAHPLLRREVDPLAVEDYLAWGHVPDTRAILKGVSKLPAGHSLLLRHGGPVPKPVQWWDVSFAERRKGKVADLEAELLYLMREAVTSRMVADVPLGAFLSGGVDSSSVVALMAEVSARPVKTCSIGFDVAALDESSYADEVARRFATDHVSRRVSPDDFTAIDRLAAMFDEPFADASALPTWRVCQLARESVTVALSGDGADEAFAGYRRHVFQHGEDRVRALLPQGLRGPVFGALGRAWPKADWAPRPLRAKATLLSLAADSATGYARSIGVMSPELRESLYSETFQRLRGDYRAEDGVTQLMRDAPARSGLDRAQYADLKHWLPGDILTKVDRTSMAVGLEAREPLLDHRLIEFAASLPEAMRVQGGQGKWLMKRTMRRVLPDPILYRPKQGFVTPIAQWLRGPLAGAARDIAASATLTRTGWFDSRRISELAEAHIGGVSDHSRLLWQLLMLDKSLAGLGIA, translated from the coding sequence ATGTGCGGGATAGCCGGTATCTACCATCTCGAAACGCCCAAGCCGGTTGATCCGGCGCGGGTCGAGGCCATGTGCGACGCGATAGCCCATCGCGGGCCGGACGGGCAGGGGATATGGACCGCACCCGGCGTGGCGCTTGGCCATCGCCGGCTGTCGATCATCGACCTTGAAGGATCTCCCCAGCCGATGGCCTCGCTCGACGGCCGGGCGATGCTGGTGTTCAACGGCGAGATCTACAATTTCCGGGAATTGCGCCGCGAATTGGCAGGCCATGGGGTGCACTTCCGTACCGAAGGGGACAGCGAGGTCATTCTTGCGGCGTGGCAGCGCTGGGGCCCCGAGTGCGTGACACGCCTCCACGGCATGTTCGCCTTCGCCATTTACGATCTGGACGCTCGCACGCTGTTCCTGGCGCGCGACCGGCTGGGCGTGAAGCCGCTCCACTACGCATCGCTGAGCGATGGGAGCCTGGTCTTCGGTTCGGAGCTGAAGGCCCTGTTGGCGCATCCGCTGCTGCGGCGCGAGGTCGATCCGCTGGCGGTCGAGGACTACCTTGCCTGGGGCCACGTGCCCGACACGCGCGCGATCCTCAAGGGCGTCTCGAAGTTGCCGGCCGGGCACTCGCTGCTGCTGCGCCATGGCGGCCCGGTGCCGAAGCCCGTGCAGTGGTGGGACGTTTCGTTTGCCGAGCGCCGCAAGGGCAAGGTCGCAGACCTGGAGGCCGAATTGCTCTACCTGATGCGCGAGGCCGTCACATCGCGCATGGTGGCGGATGTACCGCTGGGCGCATTCCTTTCGGGCGGGGTGGACAGTTCCAGCGTGGTGGCGCTGATGGCGGAAGTCAGTGCCCGTCCGGTGAAAACCTGCTCGATCGGTTTTGATGTCGCGGCGCTGGACGAGAGTTCCTATGCCGACGAAGTGGCCCGCAGGTTCGCCACCGATCATGTGTCGCGGCGGGTCTCGCCGGATGACTTCACGGCGATCGACCGCCTTGCCGCGATGTTCGACGAGCCTTTCGCCGACGCATCGGCCTTGCCGACCTGGCGGGTCTGCCAGCTTGCGCGCGAATCGGTGACCGTTGCCCTCTCGGGAGATGGGGCGGACGAGGCTTTTGCCGGCTACCGTCGGCACGTGTTCCAGCATGGCGAGGATCGGGTGCGGGCGCTGCTTCCGCAGGGACTGCGCGGTCCCGTGTTCGGCGCGCTCGGACGGGCTTGGCCGAAGGCGGATTGGGCGCCGCGGCCGTTGCGGGCCAAGGCGACGCTGCTCTCGCTCGCAGCGGACAGCGCTACCGGATACGCGCGCTCGATCGGTGTCATGTCGCCGGAACTGCGAGAATCGCTCTATTCCGAGACGTTTCAGCGCTTGCGGGGCGACTATCGTGCCGAGGACGGGGTGACGCAGCTCATGCGAGATGCACCTGCGCGGTCCGGGCTGGACCGCGCGCAGTATGCGGATCTCAAGCACTGGCTGCCCGGCGATATCCTGACCAAGGTCGACCGCACGAGCATGGCAGTCGGACTGGAAGCGCGCGAGCCGTTGCTGGACCACCGTCTCATCGAATTTGCCGCGAGCCTGCCCGAAGCGATGCGCGTGCAAGGGGGGCAGGGCAAGTGGCTGATGAAGCGGACGATGCGCCGCGTGCTTCCCGATCCTATTCTTTATCGTCCCAAACAGGGGTTCGTAACGCCGATCGCGCAATGGCTGCGCGGACCTTTGGCGGGAGCGGCCCGCGATATTGCCGCCAGTGCGACACTCACCCGCACAGGGTGGTTCGATTCGCGGCGTATTTCTGAACTTGCCGAAGCGCATATCGGTGGAGTTTCGGACCATTCGAGACTCCTGTGGCAACTTCTGATGCTGGATAAGTCCCTTGCAGGTCTGGGAATCGCCTAG
- a CDS encoding EAL domain-containing protein, producing the protein MADLLARLAKIWKSPRFRIVFWAAFTGVLFGVTEVGLPLEDVAVNGRTMLRRHPSDGQIVIVLQDERTLQELGTYDITRGQDAATVRNLFASGAKRVFFDRTLAYINEDKGTNAFIDTLKANQGRIFLGALPSSDGAHGNYAGMVPAAAFRANVDVVSLLALNHPFNLSMSLPFASDSPIGKIPGLAARIAGVSGSIDRVFRPDYSIDHTTIPTVSYVDVMKGRADPRIVRGKDIIIAPSADVYHDIHPLPTQGYTPGAFFHAIAAETLKQGVPLELGWLPAFLLVLVVIITGVGRGRSLDIYRFTGLVAILVAAPLALDGLRIQIDIVPAIAMAAVAVFRMRHLDKVEVAGETNAGSGLPSVQVLRKYDAVSSRILVALKIRNYSAIIGSFAGEVEAQIAHEIVRRIRISDSQVVVYHEGGMFLWLSTIRSTFDLFENLEGLHRIVQNGIQVGGLDIDLSFNCGIDSEFDRPVSSRVASAMQSAEEAVRNDELVYKYDSHKHEARWEISLLTQLDRAIDNGEVWVAYQPKLDVASNRVTGAEALVRWTHPERGPISPDKFIRIAEEFHRIERITRFVVNDAVRAAVELRRQGLELSMSVNISAQLLRNPGLPGTILEILAVHGLEPEKLTLEITETDRLDRSSRTFQMLQKLVQAGLRLSIDDFGTGNATIDYLRYLPATEVKIDKVFVQAMEANKEDLLLVQSIVEMAHSQDRTVVAEGVETLAALEILKGMNCDTIQGYYVCRPVPFRDLLAEIKEREARRTG; encoded by the coding sequence ATGGCTGACTTGCTCGCGCGCCTAGCCAAGATCTGGAAAAGCCCTCGGTTCAGGATCGTTTTCTGGGCGGCGTTCACCGGAGTGCTGTTTGGCGTCACAGAAGTCGGGTTGCCGTTGGAGGACGTCGCCGTCAACGGACGAACGATGTTGCGCAGGCATCCATCCGATGGCCAGATCGTGATCGTCCTGCAGGACGAGAGGACGCTCCAGGAACTGGGCACTTACGACATCACCCGCGGACAGGATGCGGCGACCGTACGCAACCTCTTTGCGAGCGGTGCCAAGCGCGTGTTTTTCGATCGGACGCTGGCCTACATCAATGAGGATAAGGGCACGAACGCCTTTATCGACACTCTCAAGGCCAATCAGGGCAGGATCTTTCTGGGTGCCTTGCCCAGCAGTGATGGTGCCCATGGCAATTATGCCGGCATGGTCCCGGCAGCGGCTTTCCGGGCGAACGTCGACGTCGTGTCCCTGCTGGCGCTCAACCACCCGTTCAATCTCAGCATGAGCCTTCCCTTCGCGTCGGACAGCCCGATCGGCAAGATCCCGGGATTGGCGGCCAGGATTGCCGGTGTGTCCGGTTCGATCGATCGCGTGTTCCGCCCCGACTATTCGATCGATCATACGACGATACCCACGGTAAGCTACGTCGATGTCATGAAGGGGCGTGCCGATCCGCGGATCGTGCGCGGCAAGGATATCATTATCGCGCCAAGCGCGGACGTCTATCATGACATTCATCCGCTGCCCACGCAGGGCTATACGCCGGGGGCTTTTTTCCATGCGATTGCGGCGGAGACGCTGAAGCAAGGTGTCCCGCTGGAATTGGGATGGCTTCCTGCGTTTCTGCTAGTGCTGGTCGTGATCATTACCGGCGTCGGCCGCGGGCGTTCGCTGGATATCTATCGCTTTACCGGGCTTGTGGCCATTCTTGTGGCCGCGCCGCTGGCGCTCGACGGGCTACGCATTCAGATCGACATCGTTCCTGCCATCGCGATGGCGGCAGTGGCGGTCTTCCGGATGCGGCATCTCGACAAGGTGGAAGTCGCGGGAGAAACCAATGCAGGGTCCGGCCTGCCGAGCGTGCAGGTACTGCGCAAGTATGACGCCGTTTCGAGCCGCATCCTGGTGGCGCTCAAGATTCGCAACTATTCGGCGATTATTGGGAGTTTCGCAGGCGAGGTCGAGGCCCAGATCGCGCACGAAATCGTCCGGCGCATCCGCATCAGCGACAGCCAGGTGGTGGTCTATCACGAAGGCGGAATGTTCCTCTGGCTGTCGACCATCCGCAGTACCTTCGACCTGTTCGAGAATCTCGAGGGCCTCCACCGCATCGTTCAGAACGGCATTCAGGTCGGCGGGCTCGACATCGACCTGTCGTTCAACTGCGGCATTGATTCCGAATTCGACCGCCCGGTGTCGAGCCGTGTCGCCAGTGCCATGCAGTCGGCCGAGGAGGCGGTTCGCAACGATGAACTCGTCTACAAGTACGACAGCCACAAGCATGAGGCCCGTTGGGAAATTTCGTTGTTGACCCAACTCGACCGCGCCATCGACAATGGCGAGGTATGGGTCGCGTATCAGCCCAAGCTGGACGTCGCGTCCAATCGCGTGACCGGTGCCGAGGCACTGGTGCGCTGGACGCATCCCGAACGCGGGCCGATCAGCCCGGACAAGTTCATTCGCATCGCCGAGGAATTCCACCGGATCGAGCGTATCACGCGCTTTGTTGTCAACGATGCCGTTCGTGCCGCTGTCGAGCTTCGTCGTCAGGGCCTTGAACTCTCGATGTCGGTTAATATTTCGGCGCAGCTGCTGCGCAATCCGGGCTTGCCGGGCACGATTCTCGAGATTCTTGCCGTCCATGGGCTTGAGCCGGAGAAGCTTACGCTGGAGATCACGGAGACTGATCGTCTCGATCGCAGCTCGCGGACTTTTCAGATGTTGCAGAAGCTTGTCCAGGCAGGGCTGCGGCTCTCGATCGACGATTTCGGAACCGGCAACGCGACGATTGACTACCTGCGCTATCTGCCGGCCACGGAAGTCAAGATCGACAAGGTCTTCGTCCAGGCGATGGAGGCGAACAAGGAGGATCTCCTGCTGGTGCAGTCGATCGTCGAGATGGCGCACTCGCAGGACCGCACTGTTGTCGCTGAAGGCGTGGAAACCCTTGCCGCTCTCGAGATTCTCAAGGGCATGAACTGCGACACCATTCAGGGATACTACGTCTGTCGTCCCGTCCCATTCCGGGATTTGCTGGCTGAAATCAAGGAGCGGGAAGCGAGGCGAACTGGTTAA